From Microtus ochrogaster isolate Prairie Vole_2 unplaced genomic scaffold, MicOch1.0 UNK80, whole genome shotgun sequence, a single genomic window includes:
- the LOC101998670 gene encoding RNA-binding protein with serine-rich domain 1-like gives MAPSPTKRKDRSDEKSKDRSKDKGATKEKDRGRDKTRKRRSASSGSSSTRSPSSSTSSSGSSTSTGSSSGSSSSSASSRSGSSSTSRSSSSSSSSGSPSPSRRRHDNRRRSCSKSKPPKRDEKERKRRSPSPKPTKVHIGRLTRNVTKDHIMEIFSTYGKIKMIDMPVERMHP, from the exons AT GGCTCCTTCTCCTACCAAGCGCAAGGACCGCTCTGACGAGAAGTCCAAGGATCGCTCTAAAGATAAAGGGGCCACTAAAGAGAAGGATCGTGGCAGGGATAAGACTCGGAAGAGACGCAGTGCTTCAAGTGGAAGCAGCAGCACCAGGTCTCCATCCAGCTCGACTTCCAGCTCAGGCTCCAGCACCAGCACAGGTTCAAGCAGTGGCTCTAGCTCCTCCTCTGCGTCCAGCCGCTCTGGGAGCTCCAGCACATCCCGGAGCTCCAGCTCTAGCAGCTCCTCCGGCTCCCCCAGCCCTTCCCGGCGCAGACATGACAACAGGCGACGCTCCTGCTCCAAATCCAAACCACCtaaaagagatgagaaagagaggaaaaggcgGAGCCCTTCACCTAAGCCCACCAAAGTGCACATTGGGAGGCTCACCAGGAATGTGACTAAGGATCATatcatggaaatattttctaCTTATGGGAAAATTAAGATGATTGACATGCCTGTAGAAAGGATGCATCCT